Proteins from a single region of Puntigrus tetrazona isolate hp1 chromosome 2, ASM1883169v1, whole genome shotgun sequence:
- the LOC122323657 gene encoding natural killer cell receptor 2B4-like, whose translation MEFGHFLVFFMTALISSTVSASEDHVFVQTGGSVKLVIKNKIPPHFTRFTWINDKSENVVRNQSGEFKPHSSYKDRMDFNAKTYSLTLRNMQKTDSGLYRAITRDKQELCHAEYNISVIDPVDSPVLKGNFTMISVNVCVVNVSCSGPDQTISHSYHSNDCTQEEVTSSGVQTLALYCRKNRVVCNYSNPVSWKNQTIEINQLCTPYEKEHPEENNSSFPLFLWLSVIAGVFVLVFTAVSVFCCSYKKRKRVYLS comes from the exons ATGGAATTTGGTCACTTTCTCGTGTTCTTCATGACAGCTTTGATCTCCAGCACAG TATCCGCATCTGAAGACCATGTGTTCGTACAGACCGGGGGCTCGGTTAAACtagtcataaaaaataaaataccaccACACTTTACTAGATTCACATGGATTAAtgataaatctgaaaatgtagtCAGAAATCAATCAGGAGAATTCAAACCTCACAGTTCATATAAGGACAGAATGGATTTCAATGCTAAAACCTACTCTCTAACACTGAGAAACATGCAGAAGACAGACAGTGGACTCTACAGAGCAATCACAAGAGACAAACAAGAACTGTGTCATGCTGAATACAACATATCAGTTATAG ATCCAGTGGATTCTCCTGTTCTGAAAGGAAACTTCACCATGATAAGTGTTAACGTCTGTGTGGTGAACGTCTCATGCAGTGGACCTGATCAAACAATCAGCCACAGTTACCACAGCAACGACTGCACTCaagaggaagtgacatcatctGGAGTCCAGACTCTAGCCCTGTATTGTAGAAAGAACAGAGTTGTCTGTAACTACAGCAATCCAGTCAGCTGGAAGAATCAAACTATAGAGATTAACCAACTTTGTACACCTTATGAAA AAGAACATCCAGAAGAAAACAACAGctcttttcctctcttcctTTGGCTCTCGGTCATCGCTGGTGTATTTGTGCTGGTTTTCACAGCAGTTTCTGTATTCTGCTGCTCTTACAAGAAGCGTAAAAGGGTATATCTATCataa
- the LOC122323670 gene encoding natural killer cell receptor 2B4-like gives MNDESENIVRFVNESGDITCFVYKDRVDFNNKTLSVTLKNMQKTDSGLYTAKTIGKTTTFVAEHNVLVIDPVDSPVLKTKFPMISVNVCVVNVSCSGPDQTIRHSYHSNDCTQEEVTSSGVQTLALYCRKNRVVCNYSNPVSWKNQTIEINQLCTPYEKEHPEENNSPLFLWLSVIAGVFVLVFTAVSYKKRKRVLNRRVIKAVEKLV, from the exons ATGAATGATGAATCAGAAAATATAGTCAGATTTGTAAATGAATCTGGAGATATAACATGTTTTGTATACAAGGACAGAGTggatttcaataataaaacactctCTGTGACTCTGAAGAACATGCAGAAGACAGACAGTGGACTCTACACAGCAAAAACAAtaggaaaaacaacaacatttgttGCAGAACACAATGTATTAGTTATAG atcCAGTGGATTCTCCTGTTCTGAAAACAAAATTCCCCATGATAAGTGTTAACGTCTGTGTCGTGAACGTCTCATGCAGTGGACCTGATCAAACAATCAGACACAGTTACCACAGCAACGACTGCACTCaagaggaagtgacatcatctGGAGTCCAGACTCTAGCCCTGTATTGTAGAAAGAACAGAGTTGTCTGTAACTACAGCAATCCAGTCAGCTGGAAGAATCAAACTATAGAGATTAACCAACTTTGTACACCTTATGAAA AAGAACATCCAGAAGAAAACAACAGTCCTCTCTTCCTTTGGCTCTCGGTCATCGCTGGTGTATTTGTGCTGGTTTTCACAGCAGTTTCTTACAAGAAGCGTAAAAGG GTGCTGAACAGAAGGGTCATAAAGGCTGTGGAGAAGTTGGTCTAA